The Chloroflexota bacterium genomic interval GGCGTACGCGATGCCCGCTTCCATGTCCAAGTTCGTGATGAGATACTGCTCGCCTTGATGCAGGTATATGCCGCCGGGGTGCAGCTGCATGAACGCGGACATTTCCTCGACAGATTCCAGAATCACGCCGCTGTCCTGTTCCACAAGCGAGTATTGCCGCGCCGATGCCGAGCGGATGTTCACCTCGCCCGCCGGATAGTCCATGTCCGCGCTCAGGTACCAGCGCGAGTTTCGCGTGTGCAACAGTTCGGCGTCCACCAGTTCCTCGGCATGCCACAGCAGTTCCGCGCCGAAGTATTCCGTGTCCGACATGACGAGCGGAGCTTCGTATGCCGCGCAGAGCAGGTGCGGTTTGAGGATGTACGGGTTGCCCGGCGATACGCGCGCGCTCTCGTGCGGCTTGCCGAAGAATGCCTCCGGATGGCGCATCAGGTATTGGTCGAGCGGGTTGTCGTGCGCCACCAGCACGCTGAGCGAACGATGCCCGCTGCGTCCGCTTCTGCCCGCCTGCTGCCACGCGCTCGCGATGGTGCCGGGGTATCCGGTCAGCAGCGTCGCGTCCAAGTCGCCGATGTCAATGCCGAGTTCCATCGCAGTCGTGGTCGTTACGCCAAGCAAGCGTCCCTGCGCCAAATCGCGTTCTATGGCGCGCCTGTCTTCCGGCAGATAGCTCGCGCGGTAGGGCATCACTCGCTTTGCCACTTCCGGGTTCGACAGCCGCAGGTTATCGCGCACATAGACATACAGCAGCTCGGCGGCGCGGCGGCTGCGCACGAAGTTCATAGTGCGGACATATCGGCGCAGCAGCTCGGCGAATAATTGCGCGGACTCGGTGTTGGTGCTGCGACGGCTGCCGGTCGCCAAGTCCAGCATCGGAGGATTCCAGAACAGGAAGTCCTTGCCGCCGTATGGCGAGCCGTCGTCGTCCACCACCTCAAAGGGTAAGCCGGTCAACCGCTCAGCGTGCTCGCCCGCGTTGGCGATGGTCGCGGAACAGAGCACGAACTGCGGGTTGCTGCCCAGCCGCTGGCATATTCGCCGCAACCGCCGTATGACATTGGCGACATGCGAACCGAACACGCCGCGGTAGATGTGCGCCTCGTCGATGACGACATATTTCAGGCTGCGGAGGCGCTGGTACCAGAGTTTGTGGTGTGGCAGGATGCCCACATGCAGCATATCCGGGTTGGTGATTAGCAGCCGCGAGCTGCGCCGTATGCCGCTGCGTTCGTGGCGTGGCGTGTCACCGTCAAAGATGTCGTATCGCAGCCGCGCGGACTTGGGGATGAGGTGCCCGACTGCCTTGCGCTGGTCTTGCGCGAGCGCCTTTGTCGGGAATAGATACATCGCGCCGGCAGAGCGGTCTTGCAGCAGCGCCTCAAGCACGGGCAGGTTGTAGCACAGGCTCTTACCGCTTGCCGTCGCCGTGGACACGATGACATTCTTGCCGCTGCGCAGCGCGTTGATGGCGTCCGTTTGGTGCGTGTATAGTTTATTGATGCCGGCGTCCGCGAGCGCCGATTCAAGGCGTGGATCAAGCGGCCGGTCCAGTACGCCGTAGCTGGCATCGCGCGCAGGCACATCTTCGCTGTACGCGATCTGTTCCATGTACCACGGCATTTTCTGTATAGCGTCCAAGAACGCTGCGACATCCATCGGGAATAGATTACTCTCTTCTGACTGGGGAAAAGAACATTACGCTAGAAACCGGAAATGGTTTCCTGCTCAACATCCAGTACTACGACATCCTCGCGGCTGCGTTCGATGTAGGCGATTACATTGTCCAGCACTTCGTCCGCGTGGCGCACGCTACCGCTGACGCAGGCGATGCCAAGCGTCGCCATCTGCCACGAGTCGTTGTCCGCCACCTCCGCGACCGCGACGCCGAACCGATTGCGTATGCGCTGCGCCATAGACGCGATGACTCTGCGCTTGCCCTTCAGACTCTGATTCGCAGGTATCTGCAACCGCACCTTGCACACGCCGACATTCATTTCGCCTGTCTCCCTGTCCGCCTACACTTGCCCAACAAACTATGACGCCAAAGCCGCATTATAACAGCACAGTCCAATGGTATAATGCGGCGGTGTTCTGTTGCGGGTATGAGCATATTAAGAGTCGTTCCCGGCGCCGTTTTGCCATGCTGGACCGGAGCGACACAGGAGATGCCCTATGAATAGCGCGGGCAATACGCTGATAACCGAAGAAGCGATACATCTCCGCGTCAACGATCTTGGCGCAGAAATTGCGCGGGATTATGCAGGCGGTCGGCCGGTGCTGGTTGGTGTGCTGAATGGGGCGCTGGTGTTTATGGCCGATTTGATGCGCGCGATTGATTTGCCGATTGAATACTACGCTGTGGCGGCTTCGAGTTACGTCGGCACGGAGAGCACGGGCAGAGTGGAGATTATCAAGCCGTTGGATGCGGATGTCAACGGACGTGATGTGATTGTCGTAGAGGACATTGTGGACACGGGGACTACGCTCGACCGCCTGCTGCAGGATTTACGCGCCGCGCAGCCCGCAAGCATCGCGGTCTGTACGCTGCTGAATAAGCCGTCGCGCCGCGTGGTCGATGTGTCGATCAAGTATGTCGGCTTTGAGATTCCCGACGAGTTCGTGGTCGGGTACGGCTTGGACTACAACCAGCAGTATCGCAATCTGCCGTATGTCGCGGCGCTGGCACCCGAACGGGATGGGCAGGCCGGATAAATGGAATGGGCGCCGGCGCTTTACGCGCGTTCCATTGCGCCGGCTAGGACGGGGCGCAGGTTGGTGGTGCCCATCAGGTATTGGTCAACGCCGCGCGCCGCTTCTCTGCCCTCGGCGAGCGCCCAGACTACCAGCGACTGCCCGCGCGCCATATCGCCAGCTGCGAACACGCCATCTACGCTGGTCATCTTGTTCGTGTCGGTCTGCACATTGCCGCGGCCGTCTAGCGCGACGCCCAGCTGCTCCACGATGCCTTCGCGCTGTGGACTCACGAAGCCCATCGCCAGCAGCACGAGGTCGGTGTCTATCACGAACTCGCTGCCCTCTATTCGCTCCATGCTCGGGCGGCCGGATGCGTCGGGCGGGCCCCAGTTGACGCGAACGGCGTGCAGCTTCTCCACGTTGCCGTTGCTGCCGGAGAAGTGCGTCGTCAGCACATCATAGTCGCGCACACCGCCCTCTTCCTGCGAAGACGATGTGCGCAGGATCATAGGCCACTGAGGCCAGGGGTTGTTCTCACCGCGCTCGATCGGCGGCTCGGACAGCAGCTCGCACTGATAGACAATTTCAGCGCCCTGCCGGTGCGATGTGCCTAGGCAGTCGGAGCCGGTATCGCCTCCGCCCAGTATTACCACGCGCTTGCCCTCGGCACTGATACGCTCATCGTCAGGAATATGCTCGCCGGCGTTCAAACGATTCTGCTGCGTCAGGAAATCCATCGCGAAATGCACGCCATCCAGCTCGCGGCCGGGAACAGGCAGGTCTCGCGGGATGGTGCAGCCGCCGGTCAGCACGACCGCGTCGAACTCGCGCGTCAGCTCTTCGCCGGAAATGTCAACGCCCACATTGACTCCGCACTTGAAGATAATACCCTCTGCCGTCATCTGATCGACGCGCCGCTGCACGACGGTCTTTTCCAGCTTGAAGTCCGGGATGCCGAGCCGCAGCAGTCCGCCAATGTAGTCGTCGCGCTCGAACACGGTAACCCAGTGTCCGCAACGATTGATCTGCTGCGCGGCGGCAAGCCCTGCTGGACCCGAACCGACCACGGCGACCTTCTTGCCCGTGCGCTGCGACGGCGATTCAGGGACTATCCAGCCTTCTTGCCAGCCTCTGTCCGCGATCGCCTTTTCGATGTACTCGATGGTAACCGGGTCTTGGTTGATGTTCAGCACGCAAGCGGCTTCGCACGGCGCGGGACATATTCTGCCGGTGAACTCGGGGAAGTTGTTCGTGGCGTGAAGCTCAGCCAGAGCCTCCTGCCACTTGCCTCGATACACGAGATCGTTAAAGTCTGGTATCAGGTTTCCCAGCGGACAACCCGTATGGCAGAACGGAACGGCGCAGTTCATGCACCTTGCGCCCTGCTCTTTAGCCTGCTCTTCGCCCCAATTGTAGTAGAACTCGCTGAAATGCCGGATTCGGTCGCTAACAGCCTGCTGCGGCGGTCCCTGCCGTCCGTATTCCTTGAAACCCGTTGGCTTTCCCATGTATCGGTTCGCCTGCGCTCTCACTCAGCCATTCCTGCGATTGCAGGAATGTCGTGGTTGTAAATGATATGTCGTTCAGATTAGTCCGCGGCAATTGCGGCTGCGCGCTCCATCAGTATGCGCTTGTAGTCGTGGGGCATCACCTTAACGAACTTGGGCAGCATTGCGTCCCAGTCGTCCAGCACGCGGCGGGCGTTTGCGCTGCCGGTCTGTTCGTAATGCTCTTCTATCAGGCTGCGCAGTCCGTGTTCGTCTTCGGCGTCTTCCACATTTTCCAAGCCGACCATCTCATGGTTGCAGAGGGACGCGAAATCGCCGCTCTCGTCCAGCACATACGCCTCGCCGCCGCTCATACCTGCGGCGAAATTGCGCCCGGTCGGTCCAAGCACGACCACCTTGCCGCGCGTCATGTATTCGCAACCGTGCTCGCCAACGCCTTCTACGACGGTCTCCGCGCCGCTGTTGCGCACTGCGAAGCGCTCGCCCGCGACGCCGCGGATAAACGCCTTGCCCCCCGTAGCGCCATATAATACTACATTGCCCACGATAATGTTTTCTTCCGGCGTGAAAGACGCTTCCGGCGGCGGTGCGATGACAACCTTGCCGCCGGACAAGCCCTTGCCAAAGTAGTCGTTGGCGTCGCCGCGCACGCGCATCGTAACGCCCTTCGCGAGGAACGCGGAAAAACTTTGCCCCGCCGAGCCGCTGAAGTTTATCGTTATCGTATCGTCAGGCAGCGCCTCGATGCCGTGCCGCTTAGCAATCTCGTAACTGAGCGTCGTGCCAACCGTGCGATTGCGATTGCTTATCGGCAGGTCGAGCGTCACCGCCTTCTTGGAATCGATGGCGTCCACGCACAACTCGATAAGTTCGTTGTCCAGCGCGCGTTCCAGCCCGTGGTCTTGCTCTTCACGGCAGTATGTCGCAACCGAGTCCGGCACCTGCGGCATATACAGCAGGTTGGAGAAGTCCAAGCCTTGCGCCTTCCAGTGTGCGACTGCTTCGCGCGTGTCGAGCCTGTCCATGCGGCCGACCATTTCGTTTATGGTACGGAAGCCCATCTCCGCCATGATCTGCCGCAGTTCTTCGGCGACGAAGAAGAAGTAGTTGATGACATATTCGGGCTTGCCGGCGAACATCTTGCGCAGTTCGGGGTCTTGCGTGGCGACGCCGACCGAGCAGGTGTTCAGGTGGCATTTGCGCAGCATAATGCAGCCAAGGCTGATTAGCGGCGCGGTCGCCATGCCGAACTCTTCCGCGCCAAGCAGGCATGCGATTGCCACATCCCTGCCCGTCTTTAGCTGCCCGTCCGTCTGCACGACGATTCTGCCGCGCAGGTCATTGAGCACCAGCACTTGCTGCGTCTCGGCGACACCGAGCTCCCACGGCAAGCCCGCGTGCTTGATGGACGATTCCGGCGATGCACCCGTGCCGCCGCTGTCGCCGCTGATTAGCACGACATCGCCGTGCCCCTTGGATACGCCGGCCGCGATAGTGCCGACGCCCGCCTCTGCGACGAGTTTGACATGCACTCGCGCGTCGGGATTGGAGTTCTTCAGGTCGTGGATAAGCTGCGCCAAGTCTTCGATTGAGTATATGTCATGGTGCGGCGGCGGCGAGATTAGTTCGACGCCGGGCGTGGAGTTGCGCACCCAGCCGATGTACTCGTCTATCTTGTGCCCCGGGAGCTGCCCGCCCTCGCCGGGCTTGGAGCCTTGCGCCATCTTAATCTGCAAGTCACGCGCGCTGGCGAGGTAGTTGATGGTAACGCCGAAACGTCCGGACGCAACCTGCTTCATGGCGCTGTTGCGCGAGTCGCCGTTTTCGTCCGGCGTGTAGCGATGGAAGTCTTCGCCGCC includes:
- a CDS encoding DEAD/DEAH box helicase, whose amino-acid sequence is MDVAAFLDAIQKMPWYMEQIAYSEDVPARDASYGVLDRPLDPRLESALADAGINKLYTHQTDAINALRSGKNVIVSTATASGKSLCYNLPVLEALLQDRSAGAMYLFPTKALAQDQRKAVGHLIPKSARLRYDIFDGDTPRHERSGIRRSSRLLITNPDMLHVGILPHHKLWYQRLRSLKYVVIDEAHIYRGVFGSHVANVIRRLRRICQRLGSNPQFVLCSATIANAGEHAERLTGLPFEVVDDDGSPYGGKDFLFWNPPMLDLATGSRRSTNTESAQLFAELLRRYVRTMNFVRSRRAAELLYVYVRDNLRLSNPEVAKRVMPYRASYLPEDRRAIERDLAQGRLLGVTTTTAMELGIDIGDLDATLLTGYPGTIASAWQQAGRSGRSGHRSLSVLVAHDNPLDQYLMRHPEAFFGKPHESARVSPGNPYILKPHLLCAAYEAPLVMSDTEYFGAELLWHAEELVDAELLHTRNSRWYLSADMDYPAGEVNIRSASARQYSLVEQDSGVILESVEEMSAFMQLHPGGIYLHQGEQYLITNLDMEAGIAYAVQTDVPYYTQARDYTDTRVLRQFKQRKAGRTQAYLGEVSVTTSVVGFKRVAQFTEEPLGEEYVDLPPQSYDTIALWFDVPPDTLEYIRRNRLDLMGGLHAIEHAAIGVLPLFAMCDRNDIGGISTPLHPDTGRPQVFIHDGIPGGVGITEHGYEIIENLWSATLQVVSECPCESGCPGCIYSPKCGNNNEPLNKAVAELILQAILGVDGN
- a CDS encoding DUF503 domain-containing protein — protein: MNVGVCKVRLQIPANQSLKGKRRVIASMAQRIRNRFGVAVAEVADNDSWQMATLGIACVSGSVRHADEVLDNVIAYIERSREDVVVLDVEQETISGF
- the hpt gene encoding hypoxanthine phosphoribosyltransferase; its protein translation is MNSAGNTLITEEAIHLRVNDLGAEIARDYAGGRPVLVGVLNGALVFMADLMRAIDLPIEYYAVAASSYVGTESTGRVEIIKPLDADVNGRDVIVVEDIVDTGTTLDRLLQDLRAAQPASIAVCTLLNKPSRRVVDVSIKYVGFEIPDEFVVGYGLDYNQQYRNLPYVAALAPERDGQAG
- a CDS encoding glutamate synthase subunit beta, encoding MGKPTGFKEYGRQGPPQQAVSDRIRHFSEFYYNWGEEQAKEQGARCMNCAVPFCHTGCPLGNLIPDFNDLVYRGKWQEALAELHATNNFPEFTGRICPAPCEAACVLNINQDPVTIEYIEKAIADRGWQEGWIVPESPSQRTGKKVAVVGSGPAGLAAAQQINRCGHWVTVFERDDYIGGLLRLGIPDFKLEKTVVQRRVDQMTAEGIIFKCGVNVGVDISGEELTREFDAVVLTGGCTIPRDLPVPGRELDGVHFAMDFLTQQNRLNAGEHIPDDERISAEGKRVVILGGGDTGSDCLGTSHRQGAEIVYQCELLSEPPIERGENNPWPQWPMILRTSSSQEEGGVRDYDVLTTHFSGSNGNVEKLHAVRVNWGPPDASGRPSMERIEGSEFVIDTDLVLLAMGFVSPQREGIVEQLGVALDGRGNVQTDTNKMTSVDGVFAAGDMARGQSLVVWALAEGREAARGVDQYLMGTTNLRPVLAGAMERA